From the Budorcas taxicolor isolate Tak-1 chromosome 1, Takin1.1, whole genome shotgun sequence genome, one window contains:
- the S100B gene encoding protein S100-B isoform X2, whose product MSELEKAMVALIDVFHQYSGREGDKHKLKKSELKELINNELSHFLEEIKEQEVVDKVMETLDSDGDGECDFQEFMAFVAMVTTACHEFFEHE is encoded by the exons ATGTCTGAGTTAGAGAAGGCCATGGTGGCCCTCATTGATGTCTTCCATCAATATTCCGGGAGAGAAGGTGACAAGCACAAGCTGAAGAAATCAGAACTGAAGGAGCTCATCAACAATGAACTTTCCCATTTTTTAGAG GAAATCAAAGAGCAGGAGGTTGTGGACAAAGTCATGGAGACACTGGACAGTGATGGGGACGGCGAATGTGACTTCCAGGAATTTATGGCTTTCgttgccatggttaccactgccTGCCACGAGTTCTTCGAACATGAATAA
- the S100B gene encoding protein S100-B isoform X1, with protein sequence MRQMSELEKAMVALIDVFHQYSGREGDKHKLKKSELKELINNELSHFLEEIKEQEVVDKVMETLDSDGDGECDFQEFMAFVAMVTTACHEFFEHE encoded by the exons ATGAGACAG ATGTCTGAGTTAGAGAAGGCCATGGTGGCCCTCATTGATGTCTTCCATCAATATTCCGGGAGAGAAGGTGACAAGCACAAGCTGAAGAAATCAGAACTGAAGGAGCTCATCAACAATGAACTTTCCCATTTTTTAGAG GAAATCAAAGAGCAGGAGGTTGTGGACAAAGTCATGGAGACACTGGACAGTGATGGGGACGGCGAATGTGACTTCCAGGAATTTATGGCTTTCgttgccatggttaccactgccTGCCACGAGTTCTTCGAACATGAATAA